GAAGTCTTCCTGAACTCATAGTAAGAAAGTTCGCCGATATATACggatatacacatatatatatatcctatTCTTCCACGATCGAGTAAGATCTAGCGATCCAAgtgacataaatatataataaaacatataacgTAAGATAATAATTGTCCTTTATAACaatagaaaattgtaaaaacgtAATGATAAGCGACGCACGGAAATGCGCAGTGATGGAGGAATAGAAGAAACATCGACGACAAAACAAGCACTCGGATGTGAGATGACAAGAGTCATTCGAGGAATGCCGGTGTGAAACGACGCGTGCGAAGGGAGAGACGGGACCTGCCATTGTTGTCATCGCCGGATGATTATTCTGGCTAGGAAAGCCGGGATACAAAAGACACACGCCGGCcggagaggaagagagggCTATTACCTTCGTCTCTTTATCCGCCGCTCCTCCCCTCTGTTCCCCCCTCGCGAAGAGATTAAACGTCGGGCGGCTATTTGCACAACGTGGGCCAACCGACGGCGCTTCCCGAGTTCCGCCAACAACCTAATCAGCCAAGATTATTCACCGTTGGAACTTCCTTCGCTTTAAACGGTGGAATAAATTTGAGGAAACGAGATCCCGGCCGGAATAGCGATCGGCTGGTTTTAAACGGAATTGCGGGCCGCGGATTATCAGCTTGGAGTCTGCCGAGAGATTGACAATTATCTCGCGCTTTACTGCATCGTGCGAAGAATTTTCAAGAATCGAAACGGTCAGATTCCGCAGAGGATCCTCAGAGAAGCTCGAGACTCGACCGGTCATCCGCGCCAGCCTTCTCCGGGAAGAATTCTCAACGAGGAATCGGGATCCTCGAGGAATGACGATGTCGGCAACGGTGTCGCCGGCGAAACCCGCGCGCGGACGCGGTCCGGCCGACGGCCGGGCCTTCTTCGAGACGTTGTGGCGCGGCGGCAACTTCCTGCTGGACCGGCAGAAAGTGCTGAAGCGCTGGCGCAAACGCAAGCTGCACCACGCGGCGGCCAATAACGGCAAGAGGaggcagcagcaacagcagcagcagcagcagcagcagcagcagcagcagctaCTGCAGATGCAGCGTCAACATTGCTGTTGCTGCCAGCGCATTCAGCTGCACCTACTCGCCGGACGGCGAAGCAACATGCGCTCCGTCGTCAGGTGAATCTTATCGCCGAAACGTTAAAGTCGGACcaaatttttcgaaactttCCTCGCGTCTTTCGTCCACGAATGACCACGATTTCTCTGAGCGAAACGCCGATAAAATTTAGACGAAAATGCGACCAAATATATGATTCTGAACGGAAAATCTTCGTGTTAATTTCGTATGGATTTTGCTTTAATTGGGATTCCAATTTGGAGATCGGTTTTCCAACGGCTTCGGTTGGCTCGGGAAAAGAATGATTTATTCCGCTCTCCGAAGCCGATGCTCGGCGATCGACTCGGCGCCGGGTCGACAGCGATTCCGGCGTACGGCGCAAAGGGGATGCCAGAAAAGAGAACAGCTGGATTGTATTGATCCGCCGTGTTCCGGCGGCTTGCGTGCAAGCGCGCAGGGGTGGCTCTCGCCCCCGGCATAAGCCTGGTTCGCCGCAGGAAAAtcggagagggagagagagagaggggggagggagggagaaagagagagagagagaaggaagaaagGGGGGGTTTGCGCGATTCCCGCCTGCCGTTTCAGTCATTCTGTAGAGCATTATGTCATTAACGCCCCGAGGCCCGTTAAGGACGACGCCGACGCCGTTGCTTCGCGGCTCTGTATAGTGTGTTTCTCGCTCGAAGTATTCTCGCCGACGAAGCGAGTCAGCCAACGATGACGGTGAAGATCTCGACGCGGTACGCGATCACTTCTTCTTCCGTCCACGGGGAAACTTCGTCCCGATCTCAGTTGTCTCAGTCAGCTCGAAGTCGAAATGCTTCGCGATTGATATTTGGGAAAGGGAGATTCGACCGTTTTTTACGCGCCGCTTTTCGCGTGTGGGCGCGACGATTAGCGCGCTGGGTCAACAGCTGTGACATGTTTGGCGAGATAGCGAGATAGTCAGAACGGAAGTTGATCGCGCGGATCGGTGGGGGGGGGCTACGAGAATAGTCACGGCGACTATCGTTGCTATCGGCGGCCGAAATGAGCCCGTTTCCCTCGCGAAACTCTTTGTCTCGATAACGCGGCGTTGTACGTAATTAAGTAATGCCGAAAAGGCACAAAATCGCGGGGTCTCGAGGAAATTTTCCGAGTAGAGCAATCGCCGTTGACCCCAATACGTTTCCTCGTCCGAAACCCAGTATATCGTATAACGTCAAATTGAGAGGGGAAAGGAACTTCTCGAAATCTTggaacgaaagaaaaaaaaatcgataactcTATCGGAAAGAAACCTTCGGGGCAGAAGTGCACCAGCCCCGACAATTTCCCCTCGCACGAGCGTCGCACTAATGtacgctctttttttttttttctcctcagCGTGCGGGAGACACACCAGATCGCCGAGGCGCAGCAGGAGAAGAACGCGAAGCTGCGCGAGGCGTTCGGTATCTCCGAGTTCTTCGTGGAGGGCAGTAGCTTAGACCCGGAGCGGCACGCGCGCGAGGCGGAAGCGcgagccgccgccgccgccgccgcgagCAAGGTCTACGAGCTGGTGCGTACGCCGAGCCCggtgccgccgccgccgctgctgccGCCGCCGGACACGACCGGCGCCGCCGTCGAGAAGAAGAAGCGGAAGCGCTCCGGCAGCACGAGCGCGAGCAAGAAGAAGAAGGCGAAGAAGCACAAACGGGAAAGGTACAGCACAACGTAAACGGTGCGCGTACGGCTCCATGGAGGCTGGATTCGATCCCATATTACCTTTCTTTCTACtactctttctttctctctctctctttctctctacctttctctctttctttctctatttccactctttctctctctctcgttctttctcgtctctttgtttgtttttttttttttcgattatcGGGCTCCCGTTTTCGAATATAAAATGCGAATCGAGGCTCCAAGACCGCGCACACCCGCATCATCACAGAAACTTCCCAAAACAAACGAGAAAAGAAAGCGAACCAAAATCCGTGTAGAAATGTCTCCTCTCTTCCTCTATGATCGGTTTTAATCGAGATTATTCGTTTTTTGCAAACACTCGTTCTATCTctcgttctttctctctctctctctctctctctctctctctctctctctctccatctatctatctatctatctttccatctatctatctatatctatctatctttctatctatctatctatctcttGCTCTTGTTTGCTTTTTTACGCGTTAGCTGGATTTACAGTAAATTCATGACTCACCACCTACTGTCTCATATCCCGTACACCTTTCTCTGTTTCAAACAGAACTGAGGAGGACTGAGTGCCTACCCAGTAGGCGCAGTAGGTAAGTGTGGTCGTCGcgattaatttgcaaaaaaaaaaaaaacaaacaaaaacaaaaaactcaAAGAAACACTCTTCCAGAAAGCTTTAACGTCGTGCGCGATTTAGTGCGATTTCGAGATCGTGGGATTTTTCCTCGGGattatctctctctcgcgcgacTAGAATGTCTCCCCGCGGGTAAATATTTGCTACTGTTTCGTTTTCGCAGGCAAGCCAGagctgtaaataaaaattatgtatgaaaTCACTGAAATTACTTTTCCacaaactcttttttttttttcccctgaaatatgtgaatataaaataatttttataaaatatttaaagaagttagaattttgacaattaatgctaaatttaatattaatgcaaattttgtgaaaaacgagaaagaagtatttttatttacttttatatacaaaaatgttgaatttatttttcgcaatttttaacatattcaatatttagaGAACAGTTATTCGTTTTTAGAGATGTATTCACAGTTACAGCTCTGGCTTCGCGCTGGTTTTCTGCGAATGAATTCATTCTCGCAATTCAAATACccatcaatttttcaattgaagGAACGACGGGCAAACATTTGCCGGGGATTGCGAAGTAATAAAGAACGCGGGTTTACGCAGTGAACGCACAGAAAGTTAGAAACAGAGTTgcgcaaaaaagaaaagaaaaaaaaaaaagataaagaaaagaaaacgaaaattCATACATTTCTATCTCTCTGTTGTTATTTATCGATGAAGCTTGTTGTTAATGTCatctctctatttttttctgacaAGTCCGTCCCTATCGATGGTTATCAAGGTAATGCTAATCccatatttatatcaatactcctcatattatgtattatatatttcgtataCTTGTCTTCCGTAAAAGTTTTTTCATTGAAAGATGTGGTTTTTCGCGATTGCGATTCCGAACGCCCGAAGTCGGCGGACACCTCGGGAAGCCGAGTGCAAAACCAGATCTTTCAAAAACAAGCTGTTACGTAGTCGGTTTGTTAGCTATATAGccgcaatattatataatatgcaacattGTGTACATCTCACTTGTACTTGCATCGTTGAACtacgtttttttctttctttttttttttttttttactttattctcACTCGGAATGAATATTGCGATGCAAAAAATACACTTATGGGATATTTTTGAGATACTTGGACAAATTTCTGGGCACGAAACGGAAGGATTTGTATCAGTATGCATTTTCGAAACACATATTGATGCGAACTCTCTTCTGCTTTTCGTTGCGAAAGATTCCAAAGTTTGTCCAACTGATTTTGGAAACACCTTACGTGAATCGAGTGTATCGCATTTGTGTTGTGAAGTTGGCTTTTATTTCGAAACTGATTTTTGTATTTCGATGTTGAAAAGAGAATAAGATAACATTGTCGCTCCCGACGAGAGGAATAACACCTTTGCCGCGAGGAGCTAAAGTTTTCGGCGAGCGGAGTAGCTTTTGTCtgttacatacatatgtatacgtTGATATATCGATAGAACGGAGCATTGGTTTTCACGTACACGGATACGTTGTGTACTACAgctttctttatatattgtcAGCACAAAGGTATGCACTTGTCGACAGGAAGACGTCCACTgcaagatttatataaaaactaaatattgtttgacaaataaaaaaattaaaaaaaaaaaaaaaaaaaaaaagaaatattgcgaCCGCCTCGAGACTTGCGTAACGTTTGTCAATCTCCAAATTTCATAGATCCGAATCCCCGAAGTCCGgcaagaagaaagaaaagtcgaagaagaaaaagaaggagaagaagCATAAGAAAGCCGAGGCCACGTCGTCTGACAATGACTCCAGCGAGGATTCCGACGATAGCAAGTAATGAACGATGGTTGATCCACGCattcgttttatatttttttttaagcactacttaattatttattgtatcgtGATATAATGTGTACTGCGCAGCTCGTCCGAGACCGAGtcgaggaagaggaagaagaagaggaagaaaaagctGAAAGTCGAGGGAAAAGAGAAACATGAGGTACGCACGATGCTTCGAACGGAAGCTAGAACGTAAAATTACTATCTCTtcccgtctctctttctctctctctatatatatatttacatatatactttGGCACGTGACCGTAGATGCATGATAACGTCTTCTGGTTTATGTTCGTTTCTCCTGAATTTGTTGAACCGATCGACGTTGGGTGATATCATTATCGTTACTCCGATCTCTTGGGTTCGCCGCCGGCcgacaaaaaaagaaagacgCTCTAGCATGCAGCGATCTCCCCTCTCCTTCCCTCCCCCCgccacccccccccccaaaaACCCGGCCCGACTCGGGTTCGCTTGTTCGTTCTTTGCGTGAATACGATTTTTCGTCTGATTtccagttttttttcttttttttcgacaGTTCATTATTTCAAAGTATAAATCTCAGTATTGTTTGTAATTATTCAGCGCCATTTGACAGGAGACATTCCCTGAGTGAGTACCAGATATGCCGCTACTCAATGTAATTTCTGATTTTGTGGATTTCATATGTACTCGTGTACTTTCGAACTTTTACGAGTTTACTACTGTGTAACAGCCTCTCTATTTCTTCTCACTCGTTGTATGTCGAGCACTAATTACACGCTAATTGCGGAGGATCGATTGTCACGGAGACTGCTTGTTCCCAACGGACGGCAACTTTCGGAAGAAGACTTCGAAAGCTAGGGAGGAAgaatggaaaaaagaaaataagatcTGATGTCTTtcttatgcaaaaaaatctgttgaaaattttgcttCCAAAAATGTCCACCAACTCTCGCGTTATTCGAATATTCGCTCGAGACAAATTCGTTTCTCGAGTTTCTTCGACGAAAATTATGAATCAGTGAATTGTGTTTTCCGTCGAACTCGACAAAATTATGCCGAAATCCCGGAAGGAGCAGACTCCGGAAGAGTTTTTTTGAACAAGTACATCATttcttgatcttttttttgtattttttttcattgtactCTTGATGAATGCATGATCGATGTTCGCTGACGAGAGTCAAGATGATAAGCAATATTGATGAACGTTGGATTTTCTTTTAGAAGAAGAAGACCTCGACCAAACGGAAACGTCAGTCATCCGAGAGCTCCACAGACAGGTACGTCGATCGCGTCCTCCCTtcgattaaaaaaagcaagaaTTGAAATACTCTAAATATATctctataaatattcacacaCCTTTTTTCTAACCCACGATTCCATATTGCAGCTCTGTGGAGAGACCGAAAAAGTCAGTGAAACACGAGAGAAACGCCGCGGTGGAGAAGGCGTCGAAAAACGAAGTTTCCGAGAATGCCACCACCTCGCGGGAGCCGCCGTCTCGATCGATTCGATCTCCGAAGAAGGCGGAGCGAGCGGCGGTGGCGCGAAATGAGACTCCGCCGCTGCAACCGGCTGCCGCCAAGGCGAAGAAAGACTCGCCGACGAAGAAGAGCGCGACGGAGAAGCGGGACAAGTCGCCGATGAGCCACAACAGGAGTCCACCCACGTCATCTCGGCGATACCGATCGTCGTCCCGCGGCAGGGGCGACAGAGGGGGAGGAGGAAGATCCCCGAGAAGATACTCGAGATCGCGTCGCGCCAGTCCGTCGCCCAAACGCAGACGGGGCTACTCCAGATCGCCCCGACGACACGGCAGACACTCCGTGACGAGAAGCAGAAGTCGCTCGAGGTACGATCGTTACGGGTCCTCGCGCAGGAGACCGGCGTCGCCGCCGGTGAGGCGCCGGGACGCTGATTCTCGCCGGAGATCGCGCTCGCCGCGGCGACAGCAGCGCCGCCGGTCCCGATCGCGCTCCACCCTGAGCTACTCGCCGGTGCGGAAGAATCCGGAGCGCTACAGGGACATCCTGGAAGACCGGAAGCAGCGGCGGGATCAGAAGAAGGGCGCGAAGGGCGACAAGGCGAAGTCACGCTCGACGTCGAGGAGCAGGAAGGCGCAGAAGATAGCGGTCGCGCCCAGGGTGAGTCTGAGATCGTCGAGCGAG
Above is a genomic segment from Linepithema humile isolate Giens D197 chromosome 6, Lhum_UNIL_v1.0, whole genome shotgun sequence containing:
- the LOC105673060 gene encoding serine/arginine repetitive matrix protein 2 isoform X2; its protein translation is MTMSATVSPAKPARGRGPADGRAFFETLWRGGNFLLDRQKVLKRWRKRKLHHAAANNGKRRQQQQQQQQQQQQQQQLLQMQRQHCCCCQRIQLHLLAGRRSNMRSVVSVRETHQIAEAQQEKNAKLREAFGISEFFVEGSSLDPERHAREAEARAAAAAAASKVYELVRTPSPVPPPPLLPPPDTTGAAVEKKKRKRSGSTSASKKKKAKKHKRERSESPKSGKKKEKSKKKKKEKKHKKAEATSSDNDSSEDSDDSNSSETESRKRKKKRKKKLKVEGKEKHEKKKTSTKRKRQSSESSTDSSVERPKKSVKHERNAAVEKASKNEVSENATTSREPPSRSIRSPKKAERAAVARNETPPLQPAAAKAKKDSPTKKSATEKRDKSPMSHNRSPPTSSRRYRSSSRGRGDRGGGGRSPRRYSRSRRASPSPKRRRGYSRSPRRHGRHSVTRSRSRSRYDRYGSSRRRPASPPVRRRDADSRRRSRSPRRQQRRRSRSRSTLSYSPVRKNPERYRDILEDRKQRRDQKKGAKGDKAKSRSTSRSRKAQKIAVAPRVSLRSSSEDEADLAADDDEPGKQQREEEDEERRIMELNTLKRLQSGLAAKARETLEKKVISPAKIKIERREDNVLDIALPNEPPKIVMQSVAAPIRDRSVSKEPVAQTLPAVQSPVSSRSPSPALPLTREEAAIKIRSPSESPPSLLPQQSFDKVDSASPGAKSRTNRRLSTSPSASGKKNSSPIARKDASVRESSSRSPAPPIIFREDNVMTKLRSPSESPPPLPSVSLARSSRRSKSPKKNKSYSRSASRSCTRSPASVAGKARSSISPSRDKKSRSRSRGKKSSASPRRRSASRSASRANKTSPKARAAKQQRSRSRSSSAESKRSSVSRSLSRCKKSASRSRSRNRSSSKRRSRSRSSLSKKSRSRSLSKKRSRSRSQSKKSKSRSRSASRASRDKDKRSRTRSSSRSSIRIRDAHFSSRHSRGRSFSSSSRSSSSVSSRSSRSTSSSSASSRSRSPSIPRRHGSPSFLDRRRITSARKRPIPYHRPTPTPPSSPSSSESSRHSNWSSPSHRSSCSASRSPSYTR